A region from the Oscillatoria sp. FACHB-1406 genome encodes:
- a CDS encoding ABC transporter ATP-binding protein, whose protein sequence is MLSIENLQKSYGQRRVLQGLTLYVPPGQIYGLLGANGAGKTTTINILCHLLEPDSGKISIDGIPVSEKTKSRIGIAPQENLLYKSLSCQENLTFFAKIYGLKGRKLREAVAGSLAAVNLSDRAGSIVETLSGGMQRRLNIAIALVHNPPFVILDEPTTGLDIEARYEVWELIRRLQGQGITVLLTTHLLDEAERLCQKIGILKEGRILAEGSLTELQKYVKAREIAIVKTPDEAGAIARAEELGFPHRYYSSDLAFWLPKPLELSEILSYFEGIPLDSISRQPVRLEHIYLEVTRGKP, encoded by the coding sequence ATGCTCTCGATTGAGAATCTCCAAAAATCTTACGGTCAGCGTCGAGTTCTTCAAGGACTGACGCTGTACGTTCCTCCCGGACAAATTTATGGGTTGTTGGGTGCAAACGGGGCGGGAAAAACGACGACGATTAATATTCTCTGTCATCTACTGGAGCCAGACAGCGGTAAGATTTCTATCGACGGGATTCCGGTTTCGGAGAAAACCAAATCTCGGATTGGCATCGCTCCTCAAGAAAATCTTCTCTATAAAAGCTTGTCCTGCCAGGAAAATCTGACTTTTTTTGCCAAAATTTACGGGTTAAAAGGACGGAAGTTGCGAGAGGCGGTAGCAGGAAGTTTGGCGGCGGTGAATTTGAGCGATCGCGCCGGTAGTATTGTAGAAACCCTAAGCGGGGGAATGCAGCGCCGCTTGAACATTGCGATCGCGTTGGTTCACAATCCGCCCTTCGTCATCCTCGACGAACCGACGACGGGATTGGATATCGAGGCGCGTTACGAGGTTTGGGAATTGATTCGCCGCTTGCAAGGGCAGGGAATTACGGTTTTGCTAACAACGCATCTTTTGGATGAAGCCGAACGCCTCTGTCAGAAGATTGGCATTTTAAAAGAAGGGCGCATTTTAGCAGAAGGAAGCTTGACAGAATTACAAAAATATGTAAAGGCGCGGGAGATTGCGATCGTGAAAACGCCGGACGAAGCGGGCGCGATCGCGCGGGCCGAAGAACTCGGCTTTCCCCATCGCTATTACAGCAGCGATTTAGCCTTTTGGTTGCCAAAACCCTTAGAATTAAGCGAGATTTTGAGCTATTTTGAAGGAATTCCTCTCGATTCGATTTCCCGCCAGCCCGTGCGCTTAGAGCATATTTACCTGGAAGTGACGCGGGGAAAGCCCTAA
- a CDS encoding PhoX family phosphatase — protein sequence MIHDNKTSNRSGNRPFEDILQARLSRRSVLARGAALSATGFLAALTGNKFFSQGADAASTPEASNLLAKNSSLIDFPIVPAAQGSGPIPNISSAYQYEVLIPWGTPLQPGGPSYDGNPSARPTSAQQTQQVGIGHDGMHFFPLEGSNSHGILAINHEYGTNEHILGKKTADSLEEVRRSQHAHGVGIVEIKKTNGKWQNVASNKARRIHVNTPVTFSGPVANDELLKTRAGNPTLGTVNNCANGYTPWETYLTCEENFNGYFGATSAWTPTAAQKRYGFSAAGFGYGWEKFDPRFDLSDSSYANEENRFGWVVEIDPMNPTQKPVKRTALGRFKHECAAVTVGQGGRVVAYMGDDERFEYIYKFVSDSNWRSLQARNISPLDRGKLYVAKFNDDGTGNWLELTINNPVLKAKFKNQAEVLTYARLAADTLGATPMDRPEWTTVAPTGEVYCTLTNNSRRTAPNAPNPLTPNPDGHIIRWKDSDNHVGLTFQWDIFILAKDTHGATDERTFSSPDGLWADPDGRLFIETDGEQQKGLNDQVLVADPKTGDIRRLFTGVTGCEMTGITATPDRKTLFVNIQHPGEGDPTKTNFPAPQGSGKIPRDCTIVITRKDGGIVGS from the coding sequence GTGATTCACGACAACAAAACCAGCAATCGGTCGGGCAATCGCCCCTTTGAAGATATCCTCCAAGCCAGACTGTCTCGGCGCAGCGTCCTCGCGCGCGGGGCTGCCCTATCCGCCACGGGTTTCCTCGCCGCCCTAACCGGCAACAAATTTTTCTCTCAAGGCGCTGATGCTGCCTCCACCCCAGAAGCAAGCAATCTCCTCGCCAAAAACTCCAGCCTCATCGACTTTCCCATCGTCCCCGCCGCGCAAGGTTCCGGCCCCATTCCCAACATCTCTTCGGCTTACCAGTACGAAGTGTTGATTCCCTGGGGAACGCCGCTGCAACCGGGCGGCCCAAGCTACGACGGCAACCCGAGCGCGCGTCCGACTTCTGCCCAACAAACCCAGCAAGTCGGTATCGGTCACGACGGAATGCACTTCTTCCCCCTTGAGGGCAGCAACAGCCACGGTATTCTGGCGATTAACCACGAGTACGGCACTAACGAACACATCCTCGGCAAAAAAACCGCCGACAGTTTAGAAGAAGTTCGCCGTTCTCAACACGCCCACGGTGTTGGTATCGTTGAAATCAAAAAAACGAACGGTAAGTGGCAAAACGTCGCAAGCAACAAAGCGCGACGCATCCACGTTAACACCCCCGTGACTTTCAGCGGCCCGGTCGCCAACGATGAATTGCTGAAAACCCGAGCCGGAAATCCTACCCTCGGTACGGTTAACAACTGTGCCAACGGTTACACGCCTTGGGAGACTTACCTGACCTGCGAGGAAAACTTCAACGGTTACTTCGGCGCAACTAGCGCTTGGACTCCTACCGCCGCTCAAAAACGCTATGGGTTTAGTGCGGCGGGTTTCGGTTACGGTTGGGAAAAGTTTGACCCTCGCTTCGATCTTTCCGATTCTAGTTACGCGAACGAGGAAAATCGTTTCGGTTGGGTGGTTGAGATCGATCCGATGAATCCGACCCAAAAACCCGTTAAACGCACTGCTTTGGGACGTTTTAAGCATGAATGCGCTGCGGTAACGGTCGGTCAAGGCGGCCGCGTTGTGGCTTATATGGGCGATGACGAACGGTTTGAGTATATTTATAAGTTTGTTTCCGACAGCAATTGGCGATCGCTGCAAGCGCGCAATATCAGCCCCCTCGATCGCGGTAAACTCTACGTTGCCAAGTTTAACGACGATGGTACGGGCAATTGGCTGGAACTCACCATTAATAACCCCGTTCTTAAAGCCAAGTTCAAAAACCAAGCCGAAGTTTTAACCTACGCGCGCTTGGCGGCTGATACTCTCGGCGCTACGCCAATGGATCGCCCTGAATGGACGACCGTTGCGCCGACGGGCGAAGTTTACTGCACCCTGACCAATAACTCGCGCCGCACCGCCCCCAACGCCCCCAACCCCTTAACTCCCAACCCCGACGGTCACATCATCCGCTGGAAAGATAGCGATAACCACGTTGGTTTGACGTTTCAGTGGGATATTTTTATTCTGGCTAAAGATACCCACGGCGCGACGGACGAGCGCACGTTTAGCAGTCCCGATGGGTTATGGGCAGATCCGGACGGCCGTTTATTTATTGAAACCGACGGCGAACAACAAAAAGGCTTGAACGACCAAGTTTTGGTTGCGGATCCGAAGACGGGCGATATTCGACGGCTGTTTACCGGCGTGACGGGTTGCGAAATGACGGGAATTACCGCTACCCCCGATCGCAAGACGCTTTTTGTCAACATTCAGCACCCCGGCGAGGGCGACCCAACAAAGACGAATTTTCCCGCGCCCCAAGGTAGCGGCAAGATTCCTCGCGATTGCACGATTGTCATCACTCGCAAAGATGGCGGTATCGTCGGTTCTTAG
- a CDS encoding HEAT repeat domain-containing protein → MEQEAIILNSNPEHLTELASQSEELARLVAQNPHAPSELLEKLSQSKDRLTREAVTGNPNTATEVLFELGKEFPEQLLENPAFPLLSLKHPNFLERMPSQTLYRLLDATRGKEALLESLCNHPSFSVRHVGGHFLFHNHFEREWLERFVESPYQDIRAAIASKRSTPISVLEKLSKDSDSAVRAAIASNRSTPISVLEKLLKDSDSEVRAAIASNRSTPISVFEKLLEDSDSSVRVAIAANHHTPISVFEKLLKNSDSSVRVKIAIAANGHGPISVFEKLSEDSDSKVRAAIAANGHGPISVFEKLLEDSDSEVRIALAANYHTPISVLEKLLEDSDSSVRVKVAENPRTPISVLEKLSNPEHLTELASQSEQLSRLVAKNPHAPSGLLEKLSQSKDRLTREAVTGNPNTATEVLFELGKEFPEQLLENPVFPLLSLEHPNFLEIMPSQTRYRLLNSTRGKEALLELFCNHPSSSVRRVGCDCLRRIYYEHEWLERFVESPYEDIRTAIAANHRTPIPVLEKLSKDSNSFVRAEVASNPTTPVSILAELIYDSNSGIRERIVKDKRLPASILEEFCRSTVLAEESVHFRLSVARRVQSAATLELLGKDCHSEVRKAVAKNQNTPVSVLELLANHDFPEVRRAVAKNPTTPVEILHRLASDRVINVRTAVARNPSTARETLEILACDSRQQVRTALAKNPSLELLILEMLAGDEIATVRQSAIKKLSQRMGTLFYDLYCS, encoded by the coding sequence ATGGAGCAAGAAGCAATTATTCTTAATTCTAACCCAGAGCATTTAACTGAACTGGCGAGCCAAAGTGAAGAACTCGCTCGTCTTGTCGCCCAAAATCCTCATGCACCTTCCGAGTTACTGGAAAAACTCAGCCAAAGCAAGGATCGATTGACGCGGGAAGCCGTAACGGGAAATCCCAATACTGCAACCGAAGTTTTGTTTGAGCTAGGAAAAGAATTTCCCGAACAATTGTTGGAGAACCCCGCTTTTCCTTTACTGAGTTTAAAGCATCCAAATTTCTTGGAAAGAATGCCCTCGCAGACGCTCTATCGGCTGCTAGATGCGACTCGTGGCAAAGAAGCGTTATTGGAATCGCTTTGCAATCATCCCTCCTTCTCAGTTCGCCATGTAGGTGGTCACTTTTTGTTTCATAACCACTTCGAGCGCGAGTGGTTGGAGCGTTTCGTTGAGAGTCCCTATCAAGATATTCGCGCCGCGATCGCGTCAAAGCGCAGCACGCCCATTTCAGTTTTAGAGAAGCTCTCGAAGGATAGCGATTCCGCCGTCCGCGCCGCGATCGCGTCAAACCGCAGCACGCCCATTTCAGTTTTAGAGAAGCTCTTGAAGGATAGCGATTCTGAAGTCCGCGCCGCGATCGCGTCAAACCGCAGCACGCCCATTTCAGTGTTCGAGAAGCTCTTGGAGGATAGCGATTCCTCCGTCCGCGTCGCGATCGCAGCAAACCACCACACGCCCATTTCAGTGTTCGAGAAGCTCTTGAAGAATAGCGATTCCTCCGTCCGCGTCAAGATCGCGATCGCAGCAAACGGCCACGGGCCCATTTCAGTGTTCGAGAAGCTCTCGGAGGATAGCGATTCTAAAGTCCGCGCCGCGATCGCAGCAAACGGCCACGGGCCCATTTCAGTGTTCGAGAAGCTCTTGGAGGATAGCGATTCTGAAGTCCGCATCGCGCTCGCAGCAAACTACCACACGCCTATTTCAGTGTTAGAGAAGCTCTTGGAGGATAGCGATTCCTCCGTCCGCGTCAAGGTTGCCGAGAATCCCCGTACGCCCATTTCAGTTTTAGAGAAGCTCTCGAACCCAGAACATTTAACCGAACTGGCAAGCCAAAGCGAACAACTCTCTCGTCTTGTCGCCAAAAATCCTCATGCACCTTCCGGGTTACTGGAAAAACTCAGCCAAAGCAAGGATCGATTGACGCGGGAAGCTGTAACGGGAAATCCCAATACTGCAACCGAAGTTTTGTTTGAGCTAGGAAAAGAATTTCCCGAACAATTGTTGGAGAACCCCGTTTTTCCTTTGTTGAGTTTAGAGCATCCAAATTTCTTAGAAATAATGCCCTCGCAGACGCGCTATCGGCTGCTAAATTCGACTCGTGGCAAAGAAGCGTTATTGGAATTGTTTTGCAATCATCCCTCTTCATCAGTTCGCCGTGTAGGTTGTGACTGTTTGAGGCGTATTTACTACGAGCACGAGTGGTTGGAGCGTTTCGTTGAGAGTCCCTATGAAGATATTCGCACCGCGATCGCAGCAAACCACCGCACGCCCATTCCAGTGTTAGAGAAGCTCTCGAAGGATAGCAATTCCTTTGTCCGCGCCGAGGTTGCCAGCAATCCCACTACGCCAGTTTCGATTTTGGCAGAATTAATCTATGACTCCAATTCGGGCATACGCGAACGTATAGTAAAAGACAAACGACTGCCTGCATCGATTCTCGAAGAATTCTGCCGTTCTACAGTACTGGCGGAAGAATCAGTCCATTTTCGCCTTAGCGTTGCCCGTCGCGTTCAATCTGCCGCTACGCTCGAATTGTTGGGAAAGGATTGCCATTCTGAAGTCCGTAAAGCCGTTGCTAAAAACCAGAACACGCCCGTGTCCGTCCTGGAATTGTTAGCGAACCATGACTTCCCTGAAGTCCGTAGAGCCGTTGCTAAAAACCCGACCACGCCTGTAGAAATCTTACATCGTTTAGCAAGCGATCGCGTCATTAACGTGCGGACGGCAGTGGCTCGAAATCCCAGTACGGCGAGGGAAACATTGGAGATATTAGCGTGCGATTCTAGACAGCAAGTTCGGACTGCCCTAGCCAAAAATCCGAGTCTCGAACTCTTAATACTAGAGATGTTAGCAGGAGACGAGATCGCAACAGTTCGCCAATCTGCCATAAAAAAGTTAAGCCAGCGCATGGGAACTTTGTTCTACGATTTATACTGTAGTTAA
- the accD gene encoding acetyl-CoA carboxylase, carboxyltransferase subunit beta produces MSLFDWFAHRRKSEPRAESPQEREIADGLWTKCEACGVLAYTKDLQANQMVCLECGHHMPVDSNERIRQLIDPKTWKPLNEEVSPIDPLKFKDRKPYADRLREYQDKTGLTDAVQTGTGLLDGFPVVLGVMDFRFMGGSMGSVVGEKLCRAIEYGTQEGLTVIILCASGGARMQEGMLSLMQMAKISGALERHRQAKFLYIPVLTHPTAGGVTASFAMLGDMILAEPKATIAFAGRRVIEQTLREKLPDDFQTSEYLLQHGFIDAIVARTQLKKTLAQLISLHQPVSLLARLSEDEEIGDRIQVHQE; encoded by the coding sequence ATGTCGCTGTTTGATTGGTTTGCTCATCGTCGAAAATCGGAACCTCGTGCCGAGTCGCCCCAGGAACGGGAAATTGCCGATGGCTTGTGGACGAAGTGCGAAGCGTGCGGCGTTCTCGCTTATACCAAAGACTTGCAAGCCAATCAGATGGTTTGCCTCGAATGCGGCCATCATATGCCGGTTGATAGCAACGAGCGCATTCGTCAGTTAATCGATCCGAAAACCTGGAAGCCGCTGAATGAAGAGGTTAGCCCCATCGATCCGCTCAAGTTTAAGGATCGCAAACCCTACGCCGATCGCTTGCGGGAATATCAAGATAAAACCGGATTGACCGATGCCGTACAAACGGGAACGGGACTGCTGGATGGTTTCCCAGTGGTATTGGGCGTAATGGATTTTCGCTTTATGGGTGGCAGTATGGGATCGGTGGTTGGCGAGAAGTTGTGCCGCGCGATCGAATACGGAACGCAAGAGGGCTTGACAGTTATTATTTTATGTGCATCTGGCGGGGCGCGGATGCAGGAAGGGATGTTGAGTTTGATGCAGATGGCGAAGATTTCCGGCGCGTTAGAACGCCATCGCCAAGCGAAGTTCCTTTATATTCCGGTGCTGACGCATCCGACAGCGGGCGGCGTAACCGCGAGTTTTGCGATGTTGGGAGATATGATTTTGGCAGAACCGAAGGCAACGATCGCGTTTGCCGGACGGCGCGTGATCGAACAGACGTTGCGCGAGAAGTTGCCGGACGATTTCCAAACTTCGGAGTATTTGTTGCAACATGGATTTATCGACGCGATCGTGGCGCGTACCCAGTTGAAAAAAACGCTCGCGCAGCTAATTAGCTTGCATCAACCCGTGAGTTTACTGGCTCGATTGTCGGAGGATGAAGAAATTGGCGATCGCATTCAAGTTCATCAAGAATAG
- a CDS encoding PEP-CTERM sorting domain-containing protein translates to MKRWIFAIAASLGSAILTAPANAALLSWKVDYTGWWDNDGGGAISGLFAADETAASDGIISIDEMSNWTWNWSGNNNVAAFSISSKDGGVTDFSPSFFVDGRQNTPIVDFFDADNLDQGSFIGGGGNLVLDLQTLLVGSYGDNIAESLGDPTSRLGKISVSTVPEPSIGLIALLGVGLASWKLRKQQG, encoded by the coding sequence ATGAAACGTTGGATTTTTGCGATCGCAGCCAGTTTGGGGAGTGCGATTCTAACTGCCCCAGCTAATGCCGCCCTGTTAAGCTGGAAAGTCGATTATACGGGCTGGTGGGACAATGACGGCGGCGGCGCAATTTCGGGACTGTTCGCTGCCGATGAAACCGCCGCTAGCGATGGCATTATTTCCATCGACGAAATGAGTAATTGGACGTGGAATTGGAGCGGCAACAACAATGTAGCTGCGTTTTCTATTTCCTCGAAAGACGGTGGCGTAACGGATTTTTCGCCGAGCTTTTTCGTTGACGGACGGCAAAATACGCCCATCGTTGATTTCTTCGATGCCGATAATCTCGACCAAGGTTCTTTTATTGGCGGAGGCGGCAATCTGGTATTAGATTTGCAAACGCTTCTGGTTGGTTCCTACGGCGATAATATTGCTGAATCGTTGGGAGATCCGACCTCGCGTTTGGGTAAAATTTCGGTTTCTACCGTTCCGGAACCGAGTATCGGACTCATTGCGCTGTTAGGTGTAGGACTAGCGAGTTGGAAGTTGAGAAAGCAGCAAGGCTAA
- a CDS encoding SpoIIE family protein phosphatase — protein sequence MPTPFFRWLPQRPKQISFTVKLGFVIFLLSTGVTSASVYYFYSTTEKMVLRQIQQQLRRIGYTASYLFDRETRESIVRLTAAVNREAQLNPQVTRSQLQELKPGDTIKSLNPEATRRFQASPDFQRLVKILRQIKTVSQDEIEPLQNYYPQIVNSGQVRAALAVVTPESPDRRIVTFLASASHEPQGDWPGNPIGNLYAISTPIFSRVFDGEIQIEDKFVRDSFYTSISVTIPLKNEQGQTIAGLCLDYIANSELDELHKLRLICAGIIAGSFGLSVLLAALVARWLSRPIAQLQLAAQKVRARNYDTIVNVKSNDEFETLAETFNSMVAEIRSYSQTLEEQNQELKRLAQLKDEFLANTSHELKTPLNGIIGIAESLVDGATGELPQLTRWNLSTIVASGRRLSSLVNDILDFSKLRHQHLELQLKSVDLYSIVDLVLTLSRPPIASKNLQLVNAIPQDWVPALADENRLQQILYNLVGNAVKFTPNGTVELSAHRVKDELAITVSDTGIGIPADKLDRIFKSFEQAEGFTAREYGGTGLGLTIAKQLVELHGGQISVTSELGVGSRFTFTLPVARTAAERTQSIAAIAEMPPYDFSTDIALKQATASSKTYKVLVVDDEPINLQVIVNHLSLHDYKIIQASNGQEAIAIVESGLLPDLILLDVMMPKMTGYEVTEQLRKRFNSTELPILLLTAKSQIQDIVLGLNLGANDYLTKPIAKDELLARLRTHINLKYLKSDNIRLAAELDIVRKMQQMVLPKESELKAIKGLEIACFMESAQEVGGDYYDVIQHAGGVQISVGDVTGHGLESGLLMLMAQTAIRSLLEANFTEPKELLAVLNRTLYKNALRINSDKNMTLVSLHYAEGMLTLSGQHEEVIVLRSNGDVVRIDTLDLGFPLGLEEEIADFIATAQVQLHSQDLVVIYTDGIIEAFDANNKQYGLERLIETVKLHDSKPVDAIREAVIYDLRRHIGEQKVEDDFTLVIFKQL from the coding sequence ATGCCCACCCCTTTCTTCCGCTGGCTTCCCCAACGTCCCAAGCAAATTTCCTTTACAGTCAAACTCGGTTTTGTTATCTTCTTGCTATCAACCGGCGTAACCAGCGCGAGCGTCTACTATTTTTACTCAACGACAGAGAAAATGGTGCTGCGCCAAATCCAGCAACAGCTTCGACGAATCGGTTATACCGCTTCATATCTATTCGATCGAGAAACTCGCGAGAGTATCGTTCGATTAACAGCAGCAGTCAATCGGGAAGCTCAACTCAATCCCCAAGTCACTCGCTCTCAGTTACAGGAACTTAAACCTGGGGACACGATTAAAAGTTTAAATCCCGAAGCGACTCGTCGTTTTCAGGCTTCACCTGATTTCCAGCGCTTAGTTAAGATACTCCGTCAAATTAAAACGGTCAGTCAGGATGAAATTGAGCCATTACAAAATTATTACCCACAGATCGTCAATAGCGGGCAGGTAAGAGCCGCTCTTGCTGTCGTCACTCCAGAGTCACCCGATCGCCGCATTGTGACTTTCCTCGCCTCAGCATCTCACGAACCTCAAGGGGATTGGCCCGGGAATCCGATTGGCAACTTGTATGCAATTTCCACCCCAATTTTCAGCCGCGTTTTTGATGGAGAAATTCAGATTGAAGATAAGTTTGTTCGTGACTCTTTTTATACTAGCATTTCAGTAACGATACCGCTTAAAAACGAGCAGGGGCAGACGATTGCGGGTTTGTGTCTCGATTATATCGCTAACAGCGAGTTGGACGAACTGCATAAGCTTCGTTTGATTTGCGCTGGTATTATTGCTGGCAGTTTTGGATTGTCTGTCTTGTTGGCGGCTTTGGTTGCTCGCTGGTTGAGTCGTCCCATTGCTCAGCTTCAACTTGCAGCGCAGAAGGTGCGCGCTCGCAATTACGATACGATTGTCAATGTCAAGAGTAACGATGAGTTTGAAACGCTGGCAGAAACCTTTAATAGCATGGTTGCAGAAATTCGCAGCTATTCCCAAACTTTAGAGGAACAAAATCAGGAACTCAAGCGGCTGGCTCAACTCAAAGACGAATTTTTAGCCAATACCTCCCATGAATTGAAAACCCCCCTTAACGGTATCATCGGAATTGCTGAATCTCTTGTTGACGGGGCGACAGGCGAGTTACCCCAACTCACTCGTTGGAATTTAAGCACGATTGTTGCCAGCGGCCGCCGTTTGTCCAGCTTAGTGAATGATATTCTTGACTTTTCTAAGCTCCGACATCAACATTTGGAACTGCAACTCAAATCCGTTGACTTGTATTCAATTGTCGATTTAGTTCTCACTCTCAGCCGCCCCCCGATCGCGAGTAAAAACCTGCAACTGGTTAATGCGATCCCTCAAGATTGGGTACCGGCTCTCGCTGATGAAAATCGCCTACAACAAATCCTGTATAACTTAGTCGGCAATGCCGTTAAATTTACCCCAAACGGAACTGTAGAACTGTCGGCACATAGAGTTAAAGATGAGTTAGCAATTACAGTTTCCGATACCGGAATCGGCATTCCTGCCGATAAGTTGGATCGCATCTTTAAATCTTTTGAACAAGCGGAAGGTTTTACCGCTCGAGAATACGGCGGTACTGGTTTAGGTTTAACGATTGCCAAACAGCTTGTAGAACTTCACGGCGGTCAAATTAGCGTCACTTCAGAACTGGGAGTCGGTTCTCGTTTTACCTTCACTTTGCCTGTCGCTCGAACGGCTGCCGAGCGCACTCAATCCATCGCCGCGATCGCGGAAATGCCTCCCTACGACTTCAGTACGGATATTGCTTTAAAACAAGCTACTGCCTCCAGTAAAACCTACAAAGTTTTAGTCGTTGATGACGAACCGATTAACCTTCAGGTTATTGTCAATCATTTATCCTTGCACGACTACAAAATTATTCAAGCATCGAACGGTCAAGAAGCTATTGCAATCGTCGAATCCGGCTTGCTCCCCGATCTCATTTTATTGGATGTCATGATGCCAAAAATGACGGGCTATGAAGTTACCGAACAACTGCGAAAGCGTTTTAATTCTACCGAACTTCCGATTCTATTACTGACAGCAAAAAGTCAAATTCAAGATATCGTCCTCGGCTTAAACCTGGGTGCTAACGATTATCTGACAAAACCCATCGCCAAAGATGAGCTTCTCGCACGCCTCCGCACTCATATTAACCTAAAATATCTCAAATCCGACAATATTCGCCTCGCCGCCGAATTGGATATCGTTCGCAAAATGCAGCAGATGGTGCTGCCGAAAGAATCAGAATTAAAGGCAATTAAAGGCTTAGAAATTGCCTGTTTTATGGAATCTGCCCAAGAAGTTGGCGGCGACTACTACGATGTAATTCAGCACGCTGGAGGCGTACAAATTAGTGTCGGCGACGTGACAGGACATGGGCTAGAAAGTGGTCTGTTAATGCTGATGGCGCAAACCGCAATCCGATCGCTATTAGAAGCTAATTTTACAGAACCCAAGGAACTTTTAGCCGTGCTTAATCGCACGCTCTATAAAAACGCACTGCGGATTAATTCTGATAAAAATATGACGCTGGTTTCGCTGCATTACGCGGAGGGAATGCTGACATTGAGCGGCCAGCATGAAGAGGTCATTGTACTGCGTTCTAATGGGGATGTGGTAAGAATTGATACGTTGGATTTAGGCTTTCCGCTAGGACTCGAGGAAGAGATTGCAGATTTTATTGCGACGGCGCAAGTGCAGTTACATTCACAAGATTTGGTAGTTATCTACACGGACGGCATTATAGAAGCTTTTGATGCTAACAACAAACAGTATGGTTTAGAGCGGCTGATTGAGACAGTCAAGCTTCATGACTCGAAGCCGGTTGATGCTATTCGAGAAGCCGTTATTTATGACCTACGCCGACATATTGGAGAGCAAAAAGTTGAGGATGACTTTACTCTAGTAATTTTCAAACAGCTTTGA